cagcaacgcggtgcatcttcaatttttcggtcaaaatctcgtaacaagatccaactgatattccacactcttcagcaagcttcctgacagtcagacgtcgacttgcccgcaccagagtgttgattttgtcgacgtgtgggtagtcagttgacgtggaaggacgtccaggacactcatcatcttcaatggactgtcgaccatcctgaaaacgttcatgccacttgaaacatgccgtacgcttcatagcaacatcaccgtaagccgtgttaagcatagcaaaaatttcagtcgcagattttccaagtttaacacaaaatttcacagcaagtcgttgctccttcaggtcattcattttgaaatccgccaaacgaaaaaatcgcacttcacttaaaaccgcgtagctaatacacaaatgaagatatctgcaatcgggaaatggcgtcgtaattagctgatctgtgcaaacctagcgacactggagtcgcgcaattcaaacagtccgcgtattttttgaacagccctcgtacattaTAATAGGAGTCCTCAAATTTTTGCTTCACAACTTTCAAAGTTGAACAAATACTACCTGTATAAATGTTCTAGGGCCTGGCATGgactagcgcgtaaggcgtgcgactcgtaattcgagggtcgcgggttcgtgcccgcgtcgcgcaaaaaatgctcgccctcccagtcgtgggggcgttataatgtgacggtcaatcccactattccttggtaaaagagtagcttaagagttggcggtgggtggtgatgactagctgccttccctttagtcttacactgctaaattagggacggctagcacagatagccctcgagtagctttgtgcaaaattccaaaaataaatgttcttaattttgataaaatagaaCAAAAGGAATACAGTTTGTTAAAGCACCCAAAACCAACAGTTCAACTATTCATATTTGGCAAGATTTGATTGACACTTCCTTCTAGCACGTGTCGTATTTCTGCGGTAATAAGACACGAACGCAGAATGTTGGGTGGTAGACTTTGTGTGATTACCATTTGTCCCGTTTGTTCTGAAAATGTATGTTACAATAATTCATTTAAGTTAAAATTAGGTTGCCTGAACTGTATGGTGAAGGTTATGTTATCCCATTAGTGCTCAATTTACTCGTATTAATGTTTTAGATATAACGCTAGAATGTTGTACTTTGACTCTTCTTAGGTTCGAATATGTACTTTCATTTTGAAGTTCTATATTGATGTTGTAGACCTTATCCTATTCCGggaccaggcatggccaagcgtgttaaggcgttcgactcctaatccgagggtcgcgggttccaatctcgGTCGCGcccaacatgttcgccctcccagccgtgggtacgttaaaatgtgacggtcaattccactattcgttggtaaaagagtagcccaagggttggcggtgggtggtgatgacaagctgccttctctctagtcttacactgctaaattaggaacggctagcgcagatagccctcgagtaactttgcgcgaaattaaaaaaaaattgtcctATTCCGAGAACACTCGGCATATGAAGAACTAAGTTGTGGACATGCAAAACATTTCGTGTATAGCCAAAACTTTATtggatataaaaaaataacattccaaacaaaacatttgttttagacaattattagaaaatgaaatgttcttttttttttaccaaaagttTACTCATTTGCATTGTATATTATATTCATTGAAATACTCAATTCACAATTGAACGTTACATTTCTCACACTTCCATATTGATTTTCTGCTACATTAACTATTAGTGCATCTTCTAGCAAAAAAAATAAAGGATTTTGGTGGCCCGGTTCTAGAACACTTGTTGAAGTAAAGATTGCGCAATGTACCTTGGAAAGGAAAGTGTGTTTAacagtgttttcttatagcaaagccacgtcgggctatctgctgagcccaccgaggggaatcgaaccgctgattttaacattgtaaattcggaaacataccgctgtactagcgtgagCAGGAAAGTAAAGTAGATTAACATTGCTAGATATCTGTCTAACAATGAATTAGTCAAAAGATACAAATTACAGCCTCAAACATCCACGAAAAGAGTTCCCCCACCATTTCAATTGGAATCCCATCTTCTTTAAATATGCTTTGGTCCACCAGATCTGTTTCTCCCATAATCTTGGATAGCAGGTACTGGTTGgtttaaataaagtttcattttttcaaaggttgattactgttttttattgtgtAAGATCAAAACCACAGAGCTGTCTCTCCATTAAACCAAGTTTTTAACAGTGAGAACTGTTGCACTGATTTCGTAGATGTAATTATTAGTGATTTTATTGTCACACAAAGTTACTCTAATCCTATGTCTTCTGGTTTTAACTCTGTTAATAATGGCAGACAAGTAAATACGTTATTAAAATACAGCATTAATGGCATTTTAGCAATTTTGGGAGGACGATCATCAAATAAACTGACCAGTACAGAAGTTCCTTTCCCATTATGTCAACTTCCTAACTATGTTGCACCCTGATAATTTCAAACTTAATGAGACTTTCATTGCTTCATTCAAACACCGCAGTTTGAACACGAACCTGATCTGCTTTCCTCTCATAAGTTGTGGTATCCATTGTACTGCACTATAGattcatcaaaatatatttcttgagaTTATTGAAATTCATCTACaaatttttcctttctttctccATATGTTCGAACAAGAGGACAAATTTTAGCAGTATAGCCTTTTACGATTTAGTATTTGACTAATTTTCTCTTGTTTATTAATGGTCTAGCATTTTAAGTTTTAGTAATTGACTAGTTTTCTATCTTTTAGTAACAATATAGCCTTTTAAGTATTTCTAAATGACTAGTTTGCTAAGTTTAGcatttttctatatttcttggtttcagtaaacaatttttttctaaattttagtaATTTGCAAGTTCCTTAGTGttactaaatatttagttttctgaGTTTTCTTAGTTGTCATGTTTGTATTTCATGCACGTCTATCTTTCTAGTGTAAACTAAGTATCTGTATTTTTGTAAGATATTAGTTTTCTAAGATTTCGTGTATCTCTTTTGAAATTTAGTACTTTTCTGTCTTTTTTACTCGTCACATACAGTAATTGACTATAAATTCGAAATTTACTATCTTTCTATCTTATTTAAGATTTagtataattgtttatttctttggtttttaattttgcgtaaaggtACACGAAAGCAATCTGCattagctgcccctaatttaacagtgaaagactagaagtaaggcatctagtcatcaacACTCGCTTGCAATACTcttttcatcaacgaatagtgggactgagcgagcatgtttggtggaacggggattgaAACCCGAGACCTCCAAAtcgcgagttgagcgccctaaccacctggccttgccaggCTGAGATTTAGTAATTGTCTACCCTTGGTAACATTTAATAGTTACCTTTTTGTAGTTGTCTGTCAGTCTAAAAGTTATTGGTGTTGTAGCGTGTTTTTAACGTTTTGTAGTCGTATGTCCTTCTAAGACTTGTTGTCTCCTTTTCTAATATTCCGTAATTGTCTGTCTTAGATGTAGAACATAAGTATTTTTCTCTGACTTAGaaggtgtttatttttcttagatCTAGTCTTTGCCAATTTTTCTAGCTTTTACTCCTAGTCTGGTTTTATCAGATTTGGTAGTTGTTTCACTTTCTGAGACTTGTAATTGTTTCTTCTTCTATGATCAAGTAAATGTCTTTCTCtctagtatttatttgttttatatggtTTAGTAGTTGTGTATTTGTCTcagatttaatatttgtatatctaTAAAATTTTGTAGTTACCTAATTATCAAACTTTAGTTAGCCTTTCTCATATTTAGTAGTTGTTTGTctctaatatttaataattgtctAAGCTTCCTAAGATTTGTCAGTCATCAACCTTTTTATCATTTAGTAGTCTATGTTTCTACTATTTAGTAACCTTCTAGCCTTTATAAGATTTAGTAGTTATTTCTCTTTTCAGGATTTAGCAGTTGTCTATCTTTATAAGAATTATTAGTTGTGTAACTTTGATTTGAAAGCTATCGATCTCTCTAAGATTtcgtagttttattatatttttaatatttgcaaGATGTCTATCTTGGTAAATTTTAGTAGTTGTAAGTAATAAGTCGAAAACTTTCGCGCCCAAAAGATGCTGCCTCACGCTGATTGGTTGCTCAAGAGGGCAAAGGAAGTATCATCAAATATGACGAGGTGAGAGTTTCAAAAGTTGCCACTAAATTGCGGTTCGTTGGGAGCactgaattgttttcaaaaataacatgatttacagtttattttgattacagACTGTGAACACACTTTACTCATATTTCTTTGAACTAAGTTTTAATTACAGTACATACCGTGCAAACCACACAGTTTTGGTCAACAAAGAACTAATACACCCTTGATAAACTGTATGTTGATGGTATCAACATTTTTAAGGTGCTGTAGCCTATAGAAAGCTTTATATCTGATCATGTATTGTCACAATAACTGTCTATATGCATATTCTAGTTTGATATTAGGCATGAGTTCATTAGTTTTATGGACTAATGAAACCCCTATCTGATATCAAGGGACATGTAAAAATTAGTATCTGTATTACATGATAGACAGTCTGAAAGTTAATAATCAGTAATTCATTCGTGATGAGGAGAAatccacttaaagtaaaaacatattatcaagactgctggtatgggtattagtactttattttaattagagtgCTAATAccaactgtcttgagaatacagtgaTTAATTCGTTTATTATATTAAGCTGTAGGATGATTATTGGTTATATGTGAAACATTAAGTGTCTTACAGAACATTGTCTGAAAGACaatttagaaatgtatttcaTACATTCACAAGTTTTGTATACATTTGGATATTATCAATGGTTATATAGAAAATGGATGGATACAGTAAGTCTATTATTTTAGAAGAGgtgttaaaataatgattttaacataattaaatatagacaCTGATAACCTACAGAAGCACTGTTACAGTAATAATAGTgattaaatatatgaatgaaaGTCCAcatttgtaaaacttgtgtaaattaaattgccacaaattaataaaagttttatacaatAACCGTTTTGTTGAacatataagttttaaatattgtatgatattgtaaatttatttttgaaaatttttgaatAAACTGACTATTGCtgatttttatatcaaacaataCCTTGAACCTAATAGAACAATGACCTCTTATGCCTTGATGACTCCCCAGTTTCAACGCTCTCAGCCATTTCTATAGGAAAGGTTACCAATAAATCTTTCTAAGCTTTAGCAGTTGTCTTGTCTTTCTAACATTTAGCAGTTGTCTGTTTTTCTAAGGTATATTTGTTGTCTATTCTTGTAAGATTTAGTAGCTGTTTAGcctttttaagatttttttataaataactatttttctaAGATTTAGTAATTGTCTATCTTTTTCCGATTTTGCAATTATGTAGCCTTTCTAAGTTTTGATAGTTATCTACGCttctaagatttacttattgagTATCTTTCTATGATTTAATAGTTGTCTACGTTTGTAAGATTTAGTTATCTTTTTAACATTAAACAGATTTCTATTTTTCTCAAAGTTAGTATTAGTCTATCTTTTATTACTATTTGCCTCTAAACTTTAGTAGTTAGTTAGTTAtgaccattagattccatcaaggaacatagggccgcaatcgcagctagccatcaccacccaccgccaactcttgggctacacttgtaccaacgaatagtgggattgaccgtcacattataacgcccccacggttgggagggcgagcatgtttggcgcgacgcgggcgcgaatccgcgaccgtcggattacgagtcgcacgccttacgcgtttggccatgccaggcctctaaaATTTAGTAAATGTACATcttttacagttacgacagaaagtgttcgtacacctgcgtccCAAGTGGTATTTTTGCTCATAATTTAAAAGCGTATcatgagtaggctaatagaagtataatatattataattattataacatcacacatctacataattttttttctaaattaaacgacaagtaaattgtttataaacaaataaccaaaaatagaaggagcagaaagtgttcgtacagttcagaacgtcttaaaaaactgatatttccgTAAAAGTTTTTAGTTTGGCGAATGAACTACAtaataccattccagaactagacacccgatctcaacccaattgaaaatgtttggcatgagttgaagaccagggttcatcagcgtcatccgaaaaacttgcaagagttggaggccttctgtgaagaagaatggaggaaaataccagtcgagtactgtcaaacgatcatggagggctatgaggagagattgtgccaagtaattcacctaaaaggctacacaactgaccatcaAAGTAaacgtacgaacactttctgcccgtcctatgtttggttatttgtttataaacagtttatttgtcgttcaatttacatacaaatttatgtagatgtgtgttagtatatgtataatatactttactttcattaccCTACTCTTGATACGTTTTGAGGAGAAACTACTcgcgacgcaggggtacgaacactttctgttgtaactgtattaTGTATCTATCTATTACTTAATAGTTGCCTATGTTTATAAGAATTCAGGTTATCTTACTAACGTTAAATAGGTGTCTACGTAATCGCTTTCCTAGCATTTAGTATTGTCTATCTTTCTAACATTTAATAGTTAACTAAAATGTTGTTAGTGTATAGAAATTATTAGCCTTGTACAATCTCTTTCCTAGgagtttaaacatttttacgTATGTTAAGTATAACAACAACAACCCAGTTTAAGGTTGTTTGCAAGTTCTTTCAACCCAATAGAGTGTGAATTTAAAACCAAGTTACGTCATGTAACAAATTATATgaacacatataaatatctttaaaaatagcATTGGCTTTTGGTTTATGTACGTCGAAATCACAAACGTTCATTAGTTGTGTTAGTTCTTTAACAAAAGTGTTAACAATTGCTTAACCTATGTTCACTTAAAATAGTGGTGGCTTTACATTTTCAGCATGTCACCTACACCAGAATCAAACAAGCTATTTTCTCGTTGTGGATCGTCGTTCTGTTACTTGTCTGTTTGCCGTTTCTGGGTTTCGGAGTCTACTACGACAGCAACGCCGCAGACAAGAGATTCATGTGTATTCGATACCGTTTCGCCACTAAATCGAAGGACAAAGTGTATGCTTATCTCATGTTTGTATTCGGGCTCGTCCTCTGCCTTGTAATCGTGTACTGCAACCTTGCCGTAGTACGGGTCCTCTGTAGAATGGGAAAGAAATGCATGGCCCGAATAGGAAGGACGACTATACGAAAAGATAGCAGAGAACTTTCATACAACCATACTACCCCAGAAGAGATTTCATTTGCTAAATTTATGGTAATCCTCTGCGTCTTCTTTGTAGTTTGTTGGGTCCCACAGCTGGTAAGTCTTAATAGTAGCTACAATTTGTTTTACCATAGCGCCATTCTTCCACAGATATTAGgatgagaaataattttaaaatgtacttaCATTGCATGAATTGCATTTCACAAGATTCGAGAAATgatgaaatttatttcaaatattcattgaCATGAGACACatagaaaataattacatttcatcaGTAACAAAATCTTACCGAATCCTTCATTCACGAAACAGTTGTATCACATTGGCGTACTAAGAGAGAAATTTTCATTCATTTGACAACTATATCGAACtagacttactaatatagaacctttcattcattacacaactgtatcgaactagacttactaatatagaacctttcattcattacacaactgtatcgaactggacttactaatatagaacctttcattcattacacaactgtatcgaactggaactactaatatacaacctttcattcattacacaactgtatcgaactggaacaactaatatagaaactttcattcattacacaactgtatcgaactggaactactaatatagaacgtttcattcattacacaactgtatcgaactggaactactaatatagaacgtttcattcattacacaactgtatcgaactggaaatactaatatagaaccttttatttattgcacacctgtatcaaactggacttactaatagagaaacttttattcattacacacctgtatcaaactggatttactaatatagaacctttcattcattacacaactgtatcgaactggacttactaatatagaaccttttattcattacacacctgtatcaaactggatttactaatataaaacttttcattaattacatacctgtatcaaactggaactactaatatagaaccttttattcattgcacacctttATCAAACTtcacttactaatagagaaacttttattcattacatacctgtatcaaacaggatttactaatataaaacctttcattaattacacacctgtatcaaactggaactactaatatagaacgtttcattcattacacaactgcatcgaactggacttactaatatcgaaccttttattaattacacacctgtatcaaactggacttactaatatagaaccttttattcattgcacacctgtatcaaatttgacttactaatagagaaacttttattcattacatacctgtatcaaactggatttactaatatagaaccttttattaattacacacctgtatcaaactggacttactaatatagaaccttttattcattgcacacctgtatcaaatttgacttactaatagagaaacttttattcattacatacctatatcaaactggatttactaatataaaacctttcattaattacacacctgtatcaaactggaactactaataaaGAACGTTTCATTTATTACACAACTGCATcgaactggatttactaatatagaaccttttattc
This sequence is a window from Tachypleus tridentatus isolate NWPU-2018 chromosome 5, ASM421037v1, whole genome shotgun sequence. Protein-coding genes within it:
- the LOC143251268 gene encoding rhodopsin, GQ-coupled-like encodes the protein MKMENVTSFWNDTKHLTDPTRHLSIINQVLLTFFYVFGISSNICSLVMLARNETIRNRKQTLMVRCLVWNDLLALVGSSALMYTQLYLWSELIIPRWFCMLRVLLRTFGLSSGCVAIVMAVERWLALTRPFQYQKHVTYTRIKQAIFSLWIVVLLLVCLPFLGFGVYYDSNAADKRFMCIRYRFATKSKDKVYAYLMFVFGLVLCLVIVYCNLAVVRVLCRMGKKCMARIGRTTIRKDSRELSYNHTTPEEISFAKFMVILCVFFVVCWVPQLVSLNSSYNLFYHSAILPQILG